ATCATGACTGGATTATTGTTGAAAATATACATTTAGCTAAAGGTATATCTAATGCCCCTTTACCTTTAACTTTCCCTGATAGTAATGGTTTATGGCTCATTTCCAACAGCAATGGCGCTGAAGGTAGAATATTATCAATAATAAAAGCGACTTTATCAGCCATAATTATCAACTCTCCCTCACCGGCTGCAACTGAATATCGCCTCCGGTTAATAACCTTTACATGCGAATAATCATTAATGTATTGTCCTACGTCATATTGTAGTACCCATTGTTTTTCTTCTAATGTGCCAGAAAGACTATCAATAGCAATCACGTCTTGCGTTTGAAACGTCTTAGGATGTTTAAAACAAAAAACCTCTTTAGGACAGGTAAGCTGCCAATCAACTAATGTAAATGAATGGCATTGTGAACTTAAGCCTTCTTTCGCTTGTAACATTAACGACATCAGACCTGATAGCAATACGACAAGTAACTGCCCTCGTTTCAATAACAGCACCGTTTTTAGTACCGACGACTCAAAGGTTGATAGGTTACCTTCACGTTGTGTTGATACAATAATGCAATAACAAGCAACAAAAACAGCACCAATGTAGCCGGCTCTGAAACTTTAGTTAGCTCACGTACTATCAATACTGGGTTAATATCAATCCAATAGGTATTATCAATGTTTTGCACTAGCGGGCTTCGACGAATTTGTGCCACTTCAGCCTCAGTGAGTAGCGTTCTATTATTGAGACTAGGATTCATGAGGAATCCGCCATTTAAATGAGGTAAGCCTAAGTTGTGTCCAAGCTCATGGGCTAATAACTCGCTACCATATCCACTATCAGCAAACCTTGATTCCACAACAAAATCATTACCAAAATATTCACCACATCCCACAATATTAGTGCCAGTAGAGCTGCCACAGGCACTAATGGTATCGATAAAATAAAAATTAACGATATTAAAACCACCTGAATGCATATTAAATAATTGGCGCACTTCTTCTCTTGAGGTGATATCTAATAAATTAGGGGCTAAAATTTCAGAGGGCTGGCCGATACGAATATCAATGGGCAAATCACCGAACGAATCCTGTGAATATATCCTATCTAGTTCTTCTTCATTTATGGTGATATAAGCTGCTTGGCTTGAAGCCGAAACAAACAACATCATAATAATAACTGCGATTGATTTTTCCAGTGTCATGTCCGTTCACCTACTATGCGTTAAGGGGAAGTCACCAGCAAAACTCAACGGTTTTTTATTATTGTAATGATCAAGTTACACACTAATGCACTTTGATTACAAACGTTGAAACTCTATTCATTTTACATGTCTTTGCTGATGCTACAGATGGAATAAATTAAACAGAGTAAAAACGATTATTAATTAACTTTAGAACTGATGCTGAAATTTGCCAGTTTTTTAAACGTTAAACTTCAGCGTTAAAGCAGAGTTTATCGTTTAATCACTTCTTCACGCATAGGAGCTAAACGTGCCAGTAAACGATTTTGAACAGGATAAGAAATTCCCGTATGCTCCATAGCACGTATGAGTAATTCAACAACTCGATTAAAGTCACCTTCTGTGATGTGCATGCCCGTATGGATATCTATCATAGAATCACCTTTATATTCGCAAGGGCCTTGGCTTATTGCACACATATGATTAATAAAGCCCTCTCGGAAGTGGCTAACACTCGATTTCGCAAAATAGGGGAATATTTCTTTGTCTTTCACAATTTCAATAATGAACTGGTCAACAAGTGTCGTTAGCCCTTCTCGTTCACCCAATGCTTGATACAAATTATTCTGCTGTAGCGACTGTTGTGTAGAACATGACACAACACTGAGACTAAGTAAAACTAACCATACTGCGTGCTTTAAAGAAAACATTAAAATTGCCCCGACATTGAAACATACCAACCATGCTGATTATCAATATTTGCAATAGTCCCTAAATCTAAATAAGCCACAGTCATATTGAAGTGTTTATTCGGAAACCACGCTAAAAATACATCATGCCAATTACTTTCTTTTACCGCTAGATTTTCAGACTTAACCCGATACTCAGTGCCAAGCGCAAGATGGTTATTTAACATAATAGCTGCTGAAATTTCTGGGTGTAGCGCACCATTACCTTCAACGCCTCCATAGCCTAAAAGCCCCATTTCATTAGCTGATGAATAGCGTAACGTAGCATTCCAGAGAAAATTATAACCGGCAATAGCGCCTAAATGTAATTTACTCGCTGCGAGATACACATCAGTGCCTTTATCTTCTTTGGCGCCTAAAGCAAAGGCAATGTCTGGTGTTTCTAACATTTTATGTTGTACGCCTAATGATATCTGCGGCCAATCGCTATACACCAAATCACCGTATAAGCGCACTTTCATGCCAATAACCTCTTGCGAAAGCGTGAGTGAAAGTGGCTCAACATCAAAATCCTGTTTGGCATAAGACACTTCAACACGATCATAAAAATTAACTTGTGCGCCACAGCTATCTAAGCGGAAGTCTTGTACTTGTGCTTTTGAGCAAAATACCGATGCTGCTATTTCATCTTCAGTAGCGTACCCCGCTAATTGTGCCCAAGGAACAATACCGCCACCGCCAGCGCCTTCAACCTGTGAAACCCCTGGGGTTGCTAAAATTTTTCCATTGGCAAAGCATACGCAAGGCATGCAGAATAACAATGTACTAAGTTGTCGTTTCATAGCATTCATACCATTCAATTAACTTCTCCGCCGATAGCGGCTTTGATAAATAATACCCTTGTGCATAATCGCATTTGTATTCATCGAGTAACGCTAAGCTTTCTGCCGTTTCAACACCTTCTGCAACGACTTGTAGCCCAAGACGGTGGCCTAGCAATACGGTAGACATAACAATATCTTGATCTTGTTTATTTTTATCTAAATTTAAAATAAAACACTTATCAATTTTTAATTCATCCACCGGTAAATGTTTAAGTTTTGCCAGCGACGACTGTCCAATACCATAATCATCTACCGATATTTGAAAACCTAATGATTTAAGATAAGAAAGCCTAGAAGCGACTAAGCTCTCATTTTCAGCTAAATCCCGCTCGGTTAACTCTAGGGTTATTTGTTGCGGTTCTACTTGTTTTGCTGCGACGGTATCTAATAGATATTCAACAAACGTATCATGTTGAATATCTTGCGCGGATAAGTTAATAGACACTTTAAACGTATAGCCTTGCAGATTCCAATGCTCTATCTGTTCAACCACATGAAGTATTACCCAGCGCGTTAGGGTAACTATCAATCCTGCTTTTTCTGCTAAGCCAACAAATAACTCTGGATTAACAAAATCACCTTCTTTATTTATCCAACGAATTAACGCTTCAAGTTTATCTACTCGTCCAGTAGCCATGTTTAACTTAGGTTGGTAATTCATAAATAAGGGACTATCTTCGGCTTCCAAAGCTGACTTTAACTCATCAATAAGTGAGAGCTTATACATATAAGCTTCATCTTCACCTTGCTGATAATAGCGCACTGACACTTGTTCATTAATTGCCGCCGAAACGGCCATTGAAGCTCTACGAATCATATGTTCGGCATCAATGCTGATGTGCTCATCAAACTGAGCAATACCAAAGTACAGCGAAAGGTTGATTTTAATATCACTCACCCAATAAGGACGATCTAATTCTGATTGTAAATGCGTTAAAAATTTAGCAATATAATCTGTAGATATTGTATCTATAGCGACAAGAAACTCATCAGCGCCCGTTCGAGCAACCCCTATCACGTTAACATCTCCGGCTGATAAAGGCCCTAGGTAATGAAATGTTCGATGTGCAAGCTCTTGAAGAATTTTATCACCATTAGAAATACCAATGGTGTCATTTAACGTTTTAAAATCTTTGATGTTAAAAGCAACTAAGGTGCTCTGTTTGCTATACGTGGTTGTTTCTTCCAACGATTGCAACATTTTTTGCCTATTATATAGCCCCGTAAGTAAGTCACGCTCTGCTTGATATTTTATCGCTTTTTCACGATTTTCAATTTCTGCGCCCATCACAGAAAAACTTTGATATAGCTCAGTAAATTCACGAGGCAAATCCCCTGATAATTTTGGAATGACTAAATCACCCCGTCCAACTCGTTGGGTTAAATTCATCAAAATATTAAGGGGTTTAGACAAACCATTTGATAATAATCGAGATAACGCTATTGCGATCACAATAACAAACAATGCAATAAACAAAATAGATGAGATTAGTTGATTAAAATCATGATGAATTCGAACCAAAGAGGCAGATAAAAGCACGGATAGAGTTTTAGAATTGCCTAAGGGCCTAACTTGGTGATAGTAATCAGCACTAGATAGTAAAATATTTGACGGAGGCGTTATCGCCTCTTGCATAATTTGTTCAGGTGAATACTGACTTTTCATTGTCGTTGCCAATATTTTTTCACGTTGAACAATAGAGATATCAAGCGAAATCATGTCCTTTAACTCAACCAACGACGTCTGGCCAAACTCAAAGCCAATAACCGTATAAGCAATCACTCTTGGTGCTTTTACCGGTAACACAATCACTTGGTAAACCTCATTATCAATCCGTAAGAATTGCGCATGAACATTACGAAAGGGCAGCGATTGAATACCTTCTGTTACCGCTTGTAATGATAACGTTTTAGATGCACTCGTGGTGATTAAATTACCGGTTAAATCAAGTAACATCATTAAGTCCGCATTTATACGTTCACCATGATTAAGTAACACGCTGTCAATGGTATTTTTATCTTGCGAAGCTACCGCCTGTTTAAAACCAAAATCAGCCGCTAAGACACTGGCAGCAGTGATCAACATTTTTTCTTGAGTGATCAAGTTTTGATTTAATACATTTTCAGCGAAGTTAAACTGTTGTTTAATTTGTTGTTCGGCGTAATCAGCAATACGAAACCAATAACTTGCCGTTAAAGAAAGAACGGTTAGCAATATCAACCCCGTTGATAGCCATGTTATTTGGGTTTTAAAGCGATATTTAGTGAGCATGACCAAATACATCTTCAAAGCTATCTGTCTTAGCCGGTTCTGTGGTGTTTATCGCCAAGGTGATGCGTTGCTTTTTCACTTCAAATGTTTCAAATGATTGACGATGATCAACACCTTGCTGCGCGTTAGCATGCCAAACGGTTACACCGATGATTTGCTCAGCAGGTATATCAATCTGCACCTCTCCACGTTCATTAGTGATAAAGGTATTTTTATTATCAGTAACATAAATATAGCCAACCATCCCATCATGAATGTTACACCCTAATACAACTAAACCTTGTTTTTCAAAAGGAATGGGCGCTTTAGGTTTACCTGCATATAATTTTAATTCAAATGGTTTGGTCGGTGAAAATGAATACACATGATGACGAATATCATCGCTGTTGGGAAAACTAACGTTACTGCTTTTAGGTACAATTAATACTTCAGGAGAGAATCGCTTATTGACTTGATCCATGATAAAAGTCTTATCGTTAGCAGTCCAAGGGGCTGATGCCTTTTTTGTATTTACCTCTATAATTGCCGATTTTAAAGGCTCTTTAGCTTGGTTTTCAACATGTAGTACAGTTTGCGCCTTGATAGACATTGAAAGCAGTACAGTTACTAAAACAACCATACCTGTAATGTTTAAACCATGCATAAGTAAACCCATTAAATAACAGCATTATAAGTCAGCATAACCTTGCTATGCGCCAGTGTCTATTTTTGACGAAAATGAATGCAGTATAAGTAATGCCAAATCAACGCATTATACCAATTCGTTGTACTCAACAATATATTCCTATATAGTTTGATACGTTTATAAATCATAAGCTTACCGCCAAAATATTTAACTATATTTTCATGACGTCTAATTGGAGTATTCGGTCAGATGAAAAAATATAATATCGCCATTGTGCTATCTTTGGTAATTGCAATACTACCTAACTTTGTAGATGCATCTACAAGACCTACCAATCAGGATGTGTTAAATCAAACCGACGAATCAGGAAAAATTGCCATAACAGGTAAGCGCTGTAAAAGACATGGTTCATCTTGTAATGGTGTAACAGTTAAAAACCTTGAAACGGGCGATATTATTTTCCAAGAAAATAAGGTGTCTTATAAGCTTGATTATAATCAAAACCCTTACAGTCCTATTGGAGGTCGGTATTATAATTTTACCATGGCACCAAATGGTGAACGCTTCGGTTTTTGGTTTGAACGCTGGAACAGTAGCGAAGACTATTTTTATATCTATCAGACCAACCCGGTAAAACTCATTCAAAAAATAAAAGGTGGAGACTGGGATGACAGAGCAGAGTTTTCCGCTTCA
The Thalassotalea hakodatensis genome window above contains:
- a CDS encoding zinc metalloprotease — translated: MTLEKSIAVIIMMLFVSASSQAAYITINEEELDRIYSQDSFGDLPIDIRIGQPSEILAPNLLDITSREEVRQLFNMHSGGFNIVNFYFIDTISACGSSTGTNIVGCGEYFGNDFVVESRFADSGYGSELLAHELGHNLGLPHLNGGFLMNPSLNNRTLLTEAEVAQIRRSPLVQNIDNTYWIDINPVLIVRELTKVSEPATLVLFLLLVIALLYQHNVKVTYQPLSRRY
- a CDS encoding methylamine utilization protein; this translates as MHGLNITGMVVLVTVLLSMSIKAQTVLHVENQAKEPLKSAIIEVNTKKASAPWTANDKTFIMDQVNKRFSPEVLIVPKSSNVSFPNSDDIRHHVYSFSPTKPFELKLYAGKPKAPIPFEKQGLVVLGCNIHDGMVGYIYVTDNKNTFITNERGEVQIDIPAEQIIGVTVWHANAQQGVDHRQSFETFEVKKQRITLAINTTEPAKTDSFEDVFGHAH
- a CDS encoding DUF3034 family protein, producing the protein MKRQLSTLLFCMPCVCFANGKILATPGVSQVEGAGGGGIVPWAQLAGYATEDEIAASVFCSKAQVQDFRLDSCGAQVNFYDRVEVSYAKQDFDVEPLSLTLSQEVIGMKVRLYGDLVYSDWPQISLGVQHKMLETPDIAFALGAKEDKGTDVYLAASKLHLGAIAGYNFLWNATLRYSSANEMGLLGYGGVEGNGALHPEISAAIMLNNHLALGTEYRVKSENLAVKESNWHDVFLAWFPNKHFNMTVAYLDLGTIANIDNQHGWYVSMSGQF
- a CDS encoding GGDEF domain-containing phosphodiesterase — translated: MLTKYRFKTQITWLSTGLILLTVLSLTASYWFRIADYAEQQIKQQFNFAENVLNQNLITQEKMLITAASVLAADFGFKQAVASQDKNTIDSVLLNHGERINADLMMLLDLTGNLITTSASKTLSLQAVTEGIQSLPFRNVHAQFLRIDNEVYQVIVLPVKAPRVIAYTVIGFEFGQTSLVELKDMISLDISIVQREKILATTMKSQYSPEQIMQEAITPPSNILLSSADYYHQVRPLGNSKTLSVLLSASLVRIHHDFNQLISSILFIALFVIVIAIALSRLLSNGLSKPLNILMNLTQRVGRGDLVIPKLSGDLPREFTELYQSFSVMGAEIENREKAIKYQAERDLLTGLYNRQKMLQSLEETTTYSKQSTLVAFNIKDFKTLNDTIGISNGDKILQELAHRTFHYLGPLSAGDVNVIGVARTGADEFLVAIDTISTDYIAKFLTHLQSELDRPYWVSDIKINLSLYFGIAQFDEHISIDAEHMIRRASMAVSAAINEQVSVRYYQQGEDEAYMYKLSLIDELKSALEAEDSPLFMNYQPKLNMATGRVDKLEALIRWINKEGDFVNPELFVGLAEKAGLIVTLTRWVILHVVEQIEHWNLQGYTFKVSINLSAQDIQHDTFVEYLLDTVAAKQVEPQQITLELTERDLAENESLVASRLSYLKSLGFQISVDDYGIGQSSLAKLKHLPVDELKIDKCFILNLDKNKQDQDIVMSTVLLGHRLGLQVVAEGVETAESLALLDEYKCDYAQGYYLSKPLSAEKLIEWYECYETTT
- a CDS encoding group I truncated hemoglobin, with product MFSLKHAVWLVLLSLSVVSCSTQQSLQQNNLYQALGEREGLTTLVDQFIIEIVKDKEIFPYFAKSSVSHFREGFINHMCAISQGPCEYKGDSMIDIHTGMHITEGDFNRVVELLIRAMEHTGISYPVQNRLLARLAPMREEVIKR